A segment of the Epinephelus fuscoguttatus linkage group LG23, E.fuscoguttatus.final_Chr_v1 genome:
AGCTactttattgtgtgtgttttaactaGCCActggacacaaaacagccacagaaCACAGTTTGATTTTTATCTCCTTTAGCAGTCCCAGTCACATTTTCCCAGGggctgtgttactgtgtgtgtgacttagtgtgtgtgtgtttccagatgACTGAGCCAGGCTTTTCCATTCCCCCCACTGTGGTGCTGTGGTGAATATAGAAGTATACCGGCCAACATTTACACCGCCGCCGCTGCGACTTTTCAACAGAGCGAGGAGCGAGGGACAGTGAAGGAAAGACtgagagggagagcagaggtTGGATGTCAGCCGGCCTACTTATGCACtggactgaacacacacacacacacaaatacacagaccACCCCCAGCAGAACACACACCAATAATTACTTGCAGTAATTCAAAGGCACCCTCCTTATTTCCAGCAACTCACCGCCCGCAGCGTGGAACCGTGAGAAGAGGCCGGGAGGAAATGTCGGCCCCCACGACTTTATCGCACAAGACGAGGTCACGTCTAAATCTCTTACAAAGCCCCcccaaaacacacctgaaaTTAACCCTATTAGAGCTCTGCAGAAATAACACTGCATGTCAGTCTGCACATCCATCAACTCCTGTACTTCTTGggtttgtttttgcacaacaacCTGATTCTTAAATATGCTTGTGTAAATGTAAGCTGCTGCAAAGAGGGGTCAATAACCTGTAAACTATGTGACAAACTAGCATAAAGCAATTCTGAGAATCTACCTTAACAAAACAATAATTCTTTTCAAGGATTCCCACAGACACCCTGCTGTAGCGCACATTTCTGCCCCCAACTCCATCTGAAGTGGTTTTAGTCGTCTGTCAACACTTTGGCATTTTTACCttccagtgaatgaagtgacaGGAAGATGAACAGAGCCCCATTTTGTCAGGGATCTCTCTTGGGAACCCCTTTTAGCACCCCTCTGACCTCCAAGTTTGAGAGCCTAACCACTGCTTTACATTATATAGGGCTTTTTTATGCATTAATACTGACAGCTGACAAACATCAACTGGTCCGGATATTTAGCTCGAGCTTTGGACAATAACTTTTTATTCTCTgcaggaaaggaggaggaagagtggaTCTAGCTGTGCagaagtcaaaaaacacaggagaGGATGCAGGAAAAGCAGTTTGCAGACTTCTTGCATTGGGTTGAAAAGTTGAATTCAAAGGGAGCAGCAGCCAAGCAGACTGAAAAGCACGTATGAATGAGAGAGCAGTCACACACGCCTGCAAAACTAACCACAATTGCTGTTTTGGTGGAGCTTGAGTGTTGCAACAACCACAAccttacaaaataaaattcctACAGTCAGTTTGAGTGAACAGTAGTGCAAATATGAAGCCAGAAGtgtgaataaatacaaaaatatcaaGAAAATGATGGGTGAAATGATATATAGTGCAGCTTGAGCTGACAACAATTACACCAGGGTCACTTTCAAGCAGtttaaagtcacttaaatcacattttttaagcACGTGTCAATAATGTCAATTGACATTTGGTGAACTCACTTTGGTGATGATGAGTGGCTCGCCGTGCTCGAGCCCTCCTTTCAGCGTGAACCCCCAAGGCGCGCCCCCGCTCAACTGGACCTGAATGTGGTGGAAAGAGACGAGCTGTTCAACCGTTTCCATTCTCTCCCTCCGCTCCGTTTATCCGTTTATCCACTTCTCCACCCGCTCTCTGTCGCTTTATTAGCCTGGCTTCAACTGTTGCTAGCTAGCGGCGCCGGTAGCGGTCCCTCGGCTTCTCCATCACCGCTCTAACAACAACAACGGctggttggatggatggatggatggaaggtcGGAGCGAGTggaagagggggagggaggaaagTTTTAGCTACTGTCAAGCTCCGAGAAGTTATGCATCCAAAATGGCGGTGCAACTTCCGGTCAAGGTGTTTAACGGCCACGAAAAGTAGACGTTAGCGTATTTTACAGCGCTAATTTTGCTCGGTACTTTCACACACTATACTACAGATTATATGGTTTAATACCCGTAGCTTATTATTCACTTATTTCCCCAAAACGAGTAGGTATAACGCTTCTATTTTGACGTGTAGGTCTACTACTTCCGGTTACATTTGCTAACTTGACAAAGCTAAAAAACTTTGGGAAAACTTTGAGACTCGAGGCAGGCAGCCCCGCCCACTATTCGAACAGCGGGATGTGATTGACAGAAACATCCACCAATAGCAGAGAGGCTCTGGCTGAAGCTGTCCAATGAGAAGCGAGAAGGGGGAAGGGCTAAAGGCGCAACAACCGCTGTATTGTAAGAACATCAGGCAGGCTCACGGCGGCAACTTCAACCAAATAACAGTAACAGAAGTGAGCGGCTGGCCTCTCATTTGAAACATGAAACCCGCCACTTTGCCACAGACCCCTGCAAAAACTATCATCAGGTCATTTCATGACTATAGGCCGAATTTAAGCCCAAAAGAAGAAAGATCTTTTTAGTGCTTTTGCAATCATATTTAGAAGGTTATTGTGCAAACATCACAgcaaaactataaatcatacaAAAATAAGGCTATAAGACTTCATTGATCCTGAAGGATACATTTTAAAACTActcagcagtatataaagtaattaaaatcagCACCACCTTCACCAGCTGCAGAACAAATCAATGTgtcaataattataattctgtatTATAATACAGGCtacattattctgaaatagGCCAATTTGTCCACTTTTACTTTTGTACTTAAAGTCAATTTTGAGTGTAGGACTCTTACTTTTAACAGGGTATTTCTACACTTTGCtcttgctacttttacttttaagatCTGACTACTTCTCCCACCACTGTCAGGAGCTGCAGCAAGCATAATTTTGGGATACTTGCActtgtgtattttcattttattttttttagatttacttTACATTCATGTTATTTCGTATGAATATTTAGTAGCTCAAACTTGatcagctacaacagtaaaatgctacttacaaataaatacatcagCAATAATCATACAACAACACATTATACAGTATGATGCAAATCCAGGTGTactgtgggattttgtgataaccacacattattactgcaacattcaactgggcctatacaaaaagttatgacaaaatatttaattgaCTTTATCAGTATGTTGTGGCCAATAAATTTTCCAGTAAAGAAGGAAACTCTAGctggaatttaatttaatgtaaaaaaaaccttcaaGGGGAACTTATTTGTTGCTGTTTCCACAAGGGAAtcataagtgtgtgacacatcacattatcttatATTATTTCCCATTTAAATGGATGCATTATTGGTGCTTTGgtgtaattttaaaacatttaaaatgaatttttatgtcattttgttaaTGAATATTTCATGAGTAACACTTGGTTGTCAATTGTTTTTTGATatcagtaaataaaacaaacatttataaaattatagaggctattgtgcacagatataaatacaggtgtgccttgagattttggctcgCCCTTAGGTAGGCTATACCTCAGGCACAAacgtttgaaaaccactgcataacctacttttactttgaatACACAATAAGTCGCTGGaactgagtatttttacagtgtggtaatAAGTTGGTCTCTGGTAAAATTAATTCTCCTTCTTTTATAGGTGAAAACAATTGTCAAAGCCTTCATACATTCATACTGTAGCCCTGCAGACCTACTGTATCAGCAACTACAGTACATATAAGAACAGgccaacaacaacatttgctATCACATCCCACACATTTCTAAAGCCTTACCAGTCTCACCAGTCTGCCTCTCTGACGACCATATTAAGGAACATTTAAACAAGCCGTTAAGCTCTCAAAATGAGCAATACTTGCTCATTGCAACAATACATTTATTATCCCTTATTATGCTTTTAAAAGTGAATGTAAGCTTTACATGACCCCTAATGGAGCAGATCGTATACATGGTAATTTAGGGACCGTATTTAGCtgagaaaaacaagcactttgcATTTTGTAATCAAACCTACGTGGATAGCTATTAAAGCTGTATTATACTGTGtgaaaataatgcaaaaaaagtGGAGTGTTCTGGGAATTTAAGCTTGAACAGTTGCCTGTGCCTTTTTAGGTAAATTTCTTTTTGTTAGTTAACTTCTTAAATGTGTCCCTATGGCCATTTGTTGCAGGTCCCCCATCGTCTAAAGCTTTCCCACACTCTCCCTGCAGACTGAAATGATTGGGATTGTAGATAATCACTGTTGTGGAATGTCACCATGCTGCAGTGCCACTTAACCGAacgtgtgtgaatgagtgactctctttgtgtgtgtggagagaaagagcaaGTAAAGGAGGGAAGATGAAGAGAATCAAAGATGTGAACATGCCCAGACATCTCACGTTAAATCCAGACCACGAGGAGTTTGTTTTGGTCAGATCAGACAACCAGTTTTCCCCCTTTCCCCCTTTTCCAACCCGTTTTTTGTTCTCAGAAACTCTGAACTGTGATATTTAGGTTGGTGGTGAGCGAGCGCTGCTTTCAAGTGAGATCAGGTTTGTTTTCTCCATCTTGagtttctttcatttcttttacaGAAACAGTGTGTCATCTATGCAGCTCCTCCTCACAGAGAACTGATTTACCAGAAGATCCCAAAGCTCTAAGGCTTCAAATTATACAAGAATgaacaaacaatatttaaaaaaaaactgcaatcaCAGTCTGCAAATATAGTCTGGGAGGAGTCTGGATACAAAAACTGAACCACAATGCAAGAGAGGAAGTAACAAATTACTCTCATGCGGCACTGACACAGGGTAgcttttaagtattttatttagTCAGCAGTCATTATGTGTAGAGAATGTACATTAAGAtctttcaaattattttttatcacaCAGGTTTTTGTTTGTAGAAGAATGAACAGTGAAGCCTGGTGCTGTATGTGTTGCAGGAAGTGTTGTtctgccaccagatggcgccaAAGTAGAGTTTTTTCCACATCGAACTGAAAAACTTTACCTTAGTAAACTGCATCCTTTTAGAATTTAGATAAGCacattgtgttgtgttgcttttaatgtaCTCTTAAATAAGTATAAAGTGTCCTTACTTTTTAAGGTGTACCTACAATTAAATTCTGTTTGCTTCCAAAACTTTTCTTGTTTGGAGTCCATAGCTGGCCAAGGTACAGGGACACAAGACTACTGTAGCCACCACTATTGAGATTTGGCAAAATGTAGGGGGAAAAGTGCTGGGCTGAATACAACTGATGCATATTTTAGttgctaaaatattaaaactttttttttaaattcaacatAAGAGCAACACGTCTTTTTTAATTGGAGAATGTCAGAATCACTTTAGGgcctacataaataaataattaaaatgttaaaaaaaaaaaaataaataaccagTGATAATATTCAtatgattttcatttttattttattctatttatttatttgctggagaatgtcagaaaataataaatgaaaatcaaaatgtttaaaaataaccATTACTCATTTCCAAagatttattatattatattatattatattatattatattatattatatttactgGAGAATGTCAGAATCACTTTAGGGCCTACAGTattgataaataaaaattaaataaccaAAAACCATTATTCATTtgcatatgattttttttaaatttaaatttattttatttcattttatttcatttaattttatttactggagaatgtcagaaaataataaatgaaaatcaaaatgttaaaatataataattattaatttccatatcattttttaatttttattattaatttattattattttattctgttttattgtaTTCATTTACTAGAGAATGCCAGAATCACTTTAGGGCCTACAGCATTGGTAAAGAAATAATTAAATTGTTAAAACTGGTATTAATTTCTATGtaatttttaattgtatttatttatttatttatttatttatttatttatgttaaagctaaagggagccactggagaggggggAAAGTGGCACAATGGGTAGCCATTTAAAAGGAATGCTTACACCTAGTAATAAGTTGTTACAAAAAATTGTTTGAACCAGTCATATTAATATGTGGGAATTACTAGATATACAGAAAACAAGTACTGGGACGCACATAGAACAACCTGTACAGTGTATACATGCAATAAATTAATCACAAAAAAGGTAAATTTGGCCACTTTACGCACCTTTACGCACCAGTCACGTGGCTCCTGACGCTCACGCACACCCGAGGGTTTAATTGGGGTCACCGTCAATTTCAGGAAGTTGACTGTCTTATCCAAAATGGCCAGTGATCAGGTGAGCCTAACTCACGCCCTCGGCCGCGCAGAGGATGGTTGCTTACTCTAGCCTCATTGGTGGAGCTCGCTAGCACCAGAGGTTTTACACCAAACATGAAGGCGACCCGCACCAAGCACAGCTTCCTGCGTGTCTGCGTCCTGTCCTGTTTCATCTACCTGTTGTGTTCCACCTGCTCCGGGGTCGTGTCAGGGCGGGAAATGGCCTCTCATCACCGCACGTTGTTGAGGCGCAGCCGTCGGAGTCACCAGAGCTCCAAGGCGCACAAAGGCGCGCACCACCGGCCGCTGACGGACGAGCAGAAAGCGGACCAGAACCTGCAGTTCATGCTGAGCTTATACCAGAGCGCAGCGGAACCGGACGGCAGGCCCAAACAACACCGGAAGTTCGGCTCCAACACGGTGCGTCTGCTGAGACCGACGGCGTCCTCGGTGCACTACCTGCCAGCGTCCAGAGgtcagatttagatttagactAAGACTAATGTAACTTAAGGTAAATGCACTTACTAAAGTACAATTTTAAGGTACTTTACTTGAATGTTCCcgttttattctattttgtaCTACTGTTGTACTTTTTACTAACTAAATTTGTTGATAAATGTAGtaactttgcagattcagatcaATAATATAAGGTATAATCACAAATACATTAGGATTTATTGGTTAAGATAAGATTTAATTGATTGAAGGGTATAAATTCACAAACTACTTAGCAGTATTTAAAGTTATTACATTTAGGTCCACTTTTGACATTCTGTAATgtacaataaaagttaataaaatgactaGACAAAAATTGGAATTATAAATATTAGGTATTAAGTCATCATCAGAGCAGGTCACAATATGTGTGTCACCATCAAATCAGGCCAAATATTccagcttgaaaaggtgtgttttcagacgaGATTTGAAAGTGGACAGGAAGTCAATGGTACGAATGTCGTGAGGCAGAGCATTGGAGGCAGAacggctgaaggctctagaaCCCATGGTAGTCAAGTGGGCAGATGGTGGTGTGAGTTGGATTgcagaagagaaacaaagtcAAGTTAACTTCAGAGTTAAGTATAATTTGGGCTCGTTATAAAGATAGGACTTAAGACAATTGCCTGTTAAATTGTATACTTCACAGTTTATTCCTGAAGGCTTAAACACTAACGTTGATTCTTGAAGCACTCTCTCTTCAACCATGAACACATGTAGTCATTGCATTTACCAAGTGTGCCAAACTGGATGCACTTTTTCTGCTTTACACTCAGTTTGTAATTTAACAACACACTTCTAGCAAAACTGAACATTGGTCTCTACATATTTTTACCAATGCCTTCCAATATGAGTTCACTCAGAAAtctgggcccgtattcacaaacattctgagaacactctcagaaagctcctaacttagcctaaaaaaaaTAGTAAGGAGTCCTGtcggagtgatttaggaaagttctcagagcaaggacgggacagaaacttttaccttcttgaggaggtgtggttgaccccggtGCTAGGTGTGGCACActtttttaacagatgtgattggttgtcacacaCGCCCTTTGGTGAGCCAGCAAGGTgcggacacccagtggaaatgaaaagaactgctgactgtgaccGTGTTGTCATTGtcagtgtgatcactctgctgatggaaggttgagacagacttaagtcatcactgctgcactgttgcatttttacagtttctcaAATATCTTAGAGTTTATCAgtttatttctggtgttataACGTTATTGCGTCAGGTATTATCCCCGCACAAAATTTTTAAGTCGCTTTaaagtcctcctctctgctcctaacaatttttcaccttaggagctcttttaaggtctaagatgctttgtgaataacttgtatctttacaaggacctagtcttaactttaaggggaaattttaagaaaatgtcacagttcTAGGAATTTTCGTAGAATTTCGTCACTAGGAGGAACTCTTAGCATGAgaaagctttgtgaatacggcatCAGAGCTACTTTCTCACTATGAAAAGGCCACAGATAAACATTCAGACAATAGTGCAAGTGAATATTGGACCGAGTGATGTAGATAAAGTGCTATGGCCAGACCCACAAAGGTGGCCAGACGTAGTCCAACTTTTTTCAGTTCTCTCTTTCACTAACACAAATGTTTTAGTTTAGAATATATTAGTGGTTTTAGGAGTGCTAGAacattttgggggaaaaaaacaaccttttacccctaatttgtatttttagtgTGTTATGTTTGGAACACACATCCATACTTAGTACATTTGGATACCTGTGTATGTGTTCCCTACGTGTAGACCTATGAAAAAACTTAATCACAAGCTGCTAATGTTATACCCACTATGCAgaaaaagcaaatgttttaGTAGTTAATGCTTTGTGTGCTTATTCAAATGTTGGATTGTGCGTACTGTGTTGACACAAAAGcacaatttttaaaaagaatttgAAGAGTTTTGCAAGAGATGTAAAGTATTTTGCTGTTTTGGTGTAAGGTTTTGGGGTTGGTGTGTAGAGTTTTGCAAAAATAGCCTTTAGTTTCACTGATAGTGCCAAAgcaatcattaaaaaaaaacgatATATTGACTAATTTCTGTGCTTCTAAAGAAGGCAACACATCAGCTTTTCTTAGTCCCAAATAAACCCCTGACCACCTTTTTATCTGGGACAGTGTTCTTATGAACCAATGTTGAGGctacttttttaaattgttttttttactaacaaatctagttttcttttttaataacgGGGCCTTTTTTAAGAAGGTGTGAGTTGATGAAGTCAGAGAGGTATTCACCACAAAAAAAGTCTGATTTCATGCTTTGTCTTCTCCCCTTCAGACCACCACTACAGCTTCACAGTGCAGTACAACCTCGACACTCTTCCCTCAGAGCAGCTGATCAGAGCCTCATTCATCCATCTCCGCTCTtcatcctctgcctcctcctcctcctcctcctcctccacagcctCGAGCCCCACCCAGGCTCTCATGCCGCCCCGCTGCAGGGCTCAGATCACCTCACTGGGCAAAGAGAGCTTTGTCACACTAGAGCCCCATGAGCGGTGGACGGAAACGGACATCACCGCACACGTCCAGCAGGGGAAGAACCGGGGCCCGGGGGGACACTTGACCCTCACTGCCCAGTACTGGTGCACAGATCCTGGGCATGCTGAAGATGATGGCAGCCTCACATGGTGGTGGTTGTCTCATCTTCGAgggaggaaaagatggagaggtGAGCCTCATCTTCAAGTCCCTTCTCTCCTTTTATACCTGGAGGAGGAAAGGGAAGTGAAGGACTGGATGGGGGATTTGCTGGGTGTTGAAGGGGAAAACATCATGAAGCGAATACGGCAGTGGCATCCCTCAGTTCGCCGGCGCCGCTCCAAAGACGTTTCATCTTCAGAGGCCAAAGATACGTCGCTGGATGTTCTGAAAAACGCCcctacttcctcttcctctttctccacctccccttcctcctccatcATCTCCGATATCCCTAACTACAAACGCAAAACCAGCACGCCTAAGAACCGCTGCAAGCTCCACTCCTTCCGTCTCTCATTCGACGAGCTTGGCTGGGGTCACTACTTCATCGCTCCACCAGTGTACAACCCGCGGTTCTGCCAGGGCAACTGCCCAAGGGTGCTTCCTTATGGCTTCCATTCCCCCAACCACGCCATCATCCAGACGGTCATCAATGACCTGGGCGTTGGGGACGTCCCGCCTCCGTCCTGCGTGCCTTATAAGTACATGCCCATGAGTGTGCTGGTTGTGCACAAGAAGAAGGTGGAGTACAAGGAGCTGGAGGACATGGTGGCTGAGTCGTGCACGTGTCGCtaaagactcgggacttgaGCATGCTTAGCGCTGAGAGAAGAGACGAAAGGGGGCAGATTTGATGGGTCGTTTGTTTGATCCACAGCATGGCGGCTAACCATAATGAGCTCGTGACTGGAAAGAGGAAGTTGTTGTGGTTTCAGATCTTCACCATCCCTGTTTAAGCACTTTAAAATGCAGTTGCTGAATGAAACTCTGGCCTGTGAAGAACTATGGGTTGTGCAGATGAGCGGACGTGTCTATttactgatttttctttttgtgaataatAGTTCTTTGAGCTGTTTAACGCACTGTACAGATTGATGATTAAAGGGAGCTGGTGAATTTGGAAGCATTTAAAGCCACTTTGAGGGCGACTTTAAGTGGTAATTTAACTTGGCTAAACCCTCCAGAGTAACTTAACAATTGAACTTCTACTTTAACCTGATAAAATTGAGAAAACATCCTTTTAGGAAAAACAATGTAGGAGTAATCACCGGTTTGTTTGTAATACTAAACTGAGTGAATTGTCTCATTTGAACCACAAACACATGTAGAATCCATCTTTAATGTTTAACCTCAAACCACAGCCATCTAATTATTACTTTCTTTCATGTGCCTTTTTTCTCTGTATCATTCTTTAAAACCTGGTCTGTTTTACATCAGGGCTGCGATTCTCACAAAGAGCCagcatttaaatttgtatttgtgtgtaaaacaaaaaacaaacaaaaaaaaaacatttct
Coding sequences within it:
- the bmp15 gene encoding bone morphogenetic protein 15, which translates into the protein MKATRTKHSFLRVCVLSCFIYLLCSTCSGVVSGREMASHHRTLLRRSRRSHQSSKAHKGAHHRPLTDEQKADQNLQFMLSLYQSAAEPDGRPKQHRKFGSNTVRLLRPTASSVHYLPASRDHHYSFTVQYNLDTLPSEQLIRASFIHLRSSSSASSSSSSSSTASSPTQALMPPRCRAQITSLGKESFVTLEPHERWTETDITAHVQQGKNRGPGGHLTLTAQYWCTDPGHAEDDGSLTWWWLSHLRGRKRWRGEPHLQVPSLLLYLEEEREVKDWMGDLLGVEGENIMKRIRQWHPSVRRRRSKDVSSSEAKDTSLDVLKNAPTSSSSFSTSPSSSIISDIPNYKRKTSTPKNRCKLHSFRLSFDELGWGHYFIAPPVYNPRFCQGNCPRVLPYGFHSPNHAIIQTVINDLGVGDVPPPSCVPYKYMPMSVLVVHKKKVEYKELEDMVAESCTCR